Proteins from a single region of Phalacrocorax carbo chromosome 25, bPhaCar2.1, whole genome shotgun sequence:
- the NKIRAS2 gene encoding NF-kappa-B inhibitor-interacting Ras-like protein 2 isoform X1, translated as MGKSCKVVVCGQASVGKTSILEQLLYGNHVVGSEMIETQEDIYVGSIETDRGVREQVRFYDTRGLRDGLELPKHCFSCTDGYVLVYSTDSKESFKRVELLKKEIDKSKDKKEVTIVVLGNKCDLQEQRRVDHDAAQHWAKGEKVKLWEVSVADRHTLIEPFIYLASKMTQPQSKSAFPLSRKNKGSGSMDG; from the exons ATGGGGAAGAGCTGCAAGGTGGTTGTGTGCGGCCAGGCCTCCGTCGGGAAAACGTCGATTCTGGAGCAGCTTCTGTACGGGAACCATGTGGTTG GCTCCGAGATGATCGAGACCCAGGAGGACATTTACGTGGGCTCCATTGAGACGGACCGGGGGGTGCGTGAGCAGGTGCGGTTCTACGACACGCGGGGCCTGCGGGATGGCCTGGAGCTTCCCAAGCACTGCTTCTCCTGCACGGACGGCTACGTGCTGGTCTATAGCACTGACAGCAAGGAGTCCTTTAAGCGGGTGGAGCTCCTCAAGAAGGAGATTGACAAGTCCAAGGACAAGAAAGAG GTCACCATTGTGGTTTTGGGCAACAAGTGTGACCTGCAGGAGCAGCGCCGGGTGGACCATGACGCAGCCCAGCACTGGGCAAAGGGCGAGAAGGTGAAGCTGTGGGAGGTGTCCGTGGCTGACCGGCATACGCTGATCGAGCCGTTCATCTACCTAGCCAGTAAGATGACGCAGCCACAAAGCAAGTCTGCTTTTCCCCTGAGTCGCAAGAACAAGGGCAGCGGATCCATGGATGGCTGA
- the NKIRAS2 gene encoding NF-kappa-B inhibitor-interacting Ras-like protein 2 isoform X2 — protein MGKSCKVVVCGQASVGKTSILEQLLYGNHVVGSEMIETQEDIYVGSIETDRGVREQVRSPLSGWSSSRRRLTSPRTRKRSPLWFWATSVTCRSSAGWTMTQPSTGQRARR, from the exons ATGGGGAAGAGCTGCAAGGTGGTTGTGTGCGGCCAGGCCTCCGTCGGGAAAACGTCGATTCTGGAGCAGCTTCTGTACGGGAACCATGTGGTTG GCTCCGAGATGATCGAGACCCAGGAGGACATTTACGTGGGCTCCATTGAGACGGACCGGGGGGTGCGTGAGCAGGTGCG GAGTCCTTTAAGCGGGTGGAGCTCCTCAAGAAGGAGATTGACAAGTCCAAGGACAAGAAAGAG GTCACCATTGTGGTTTTGGGCAACAAGTGTGACCTGCAGGAGCAGCGCCGGGTGGACCATGACGCAGCCCAGCACTGGGCAAAGGGCGAGAAGGTGA